One window of the Longimicrobium sp. genome contains the following:
- a CDS encoding SusD/RagB family nutrient-binding outer membrane lipoprotein — protein MQRYLKTAGVLALTAGIAGCGDGFLTGPGLTENPNQPIEASLDQLFVAMQARQFVAQEGQLARLAAIWTQQLTGIFNQQLEWGTKYLVTENDLSGHYNHFYVGGGLLDQRKIQQLAVAAGNTKMEAIAKVWEAFTIGTATSMFGDVAYSEAVNPDIRTPHLDPQQQVYADIQALLDEAITQLGSAPAGAIASDLVYNGNAGRWQRAAYTLKARYHLHTAPKLGQAAYQAALAAAQNGINEAPANVNEAVHGQAAGDFRSFHGNTLDDANIWSQFLTARADIAAGKRLVDVLVARGNDPRLAGYFDPASDGQYRGSNQWGAGPSPWSLVDASTRTARTFRQPYITWTENQLIIAEAQFQLGNLPAALNAVNAVRTALGMPGLPGPITLEQIMVEKWIAQFQNIDVYSDWRRTCYPRLVPGGPTVNVSAASIPGRVPYGSSERLQNPNVPAPSAQPAKNWTYDQITCPSTGGTI, from the coding sequence ATGCAGAGATATCTCAAGACGGCCGGGGTCCTGGCGCTCACCGCCGGAATCGCCGGCTGCGGCGACGGGTTCCTGACCGGGCCGGGGCTGACGGAGAACCCGAACCAGCCGATCGAAGCCTCGCTGGACCAGCTGTTCGTGGCCATGCAGGCGCGGCAGTTCGTGGCCCAGGAGGGGCAGCTCGCCCGCCTGGCGGCGATCTGGACGCAGCAGCTCACCGGGATCTTCAACCAGCAGCTCGAGTGGGGTACCAAGTACCTCGTCACCGAGAACGACCTCAGCGGCCACTACAACCACTTCTACGTGGGCGGCGGGCTGCTGGACCAGCGCAAGATCCAGCAGCTGGCGGTGGCCGCCGGGAACACCAAGATGGAGGCCATCGCCAAGGTGTGGGAGGCGTTCACCATCGGCACCGCCACCTCGATGTTCGGCGACGTGGCCTACAGCGAGGCGGTGAACCCCGACATCCGGACGCCCCACCTGGATCCGCAGCAGCAGGTGTACGCCGACATCCAGGCCCTGCTGGACGAGGCGATCACGCAGCTCGGCAGCGCGCCGGCCGGCGCCATCGCCTCCGACCTGGTCTACAACGGCAACGCGGGCCGCTGGCAGCGGGCGGCGTACACGCTCAAGGCCCGCTACCACCTGCACACGGCGCCCAAGCTGGGCCAGGCGGCGTACCAGGCGGCGCTGGCGGCCGCGCAGAACGGGATCAACGAGGCCCCGGCGAACGTCAACGAGGCGGTGCACGGGCAGGCGGCGGGCGACTTCCGCTCCTTCCACGGCAACACGCTCGACGACGCCAACATCTGGTCGCAGTTCCTCACGGCGCGCGCCGACATCGCGGCCGGCAAGCGCCTGGTCGACGTGCTGGTGGCGCGCGGCAACGACCCGCGGCTGGCGGGCTACTTCGACCCGGCCAGCGACGGGCAGTACCGCGGCTCCAACCAGTGGGGCGCGGGGCCGTCGCCGTGGTCGCTGGTGGACGCGTCCACCCGCACCGCGCGCACCTTCCGCCAGCCGTACATCACCTGGACCGAGAACCAGCTGATCATCGCCGAGGCCCAGTTCCAGCTGGGCAACCTGCCGGCGGCGCTCAACGCCGTGAACGCGGTGCGCACGGCGCTGGGGATGCCGGGGCTGCCGGGGCCGATCACGCTCGAGCAGATCATGGTCGAGAAGTGGATCGCCCAGTTCCAGAACATCGACGTGTACAGCGACTGGCGGCGCACCTGCTACCCGCGGCTGGTGCCGGGCGGGCCCACCGTGAACGTGTCGGCGGCCTCGATCCCGGGGCGGGTGCCCTACGGCTCCAGCGAGCGGCTGCAGAACCCGAACGTGCCGGCGCCGTCGGCGCAGCCGGCGAAGAACTGGACCTACGACCAGATCACCTGCCCCTCGACGGGCGGGACGATCTGA
- a CDS encoding SusC/RagA family TonB-linked outer membrane protein: protein MRTLRCALRALALAAGLVPAALAAQEPVRITGRTTGPTGEAESAVLVRIPSLNVGVTSSPDGSYTLVVPGARVRAGQQVTITASRVGLETQSRSITLTPGATLTQNFQLGRDALQLEAIVATGAGTETRAERLGTARATVSQEQLQRANEPNVIAALAQKAPNVITTQASGEPGAGTSLRIRGTSTLVGNDEPQIIVDGVPINNNARSTNNPQTGGNLGGVVSTNRAFDINPDDIASIEILKGPAATSILGASAGAGGAILITTKRGRPGETRYTLRSSLQFDEVPRFVPLQRRFGSGTGGVATPCLANPTPGCTHNNPTWGPALAAGTPTYNHAAELFEGGQMWDNTMTMSGGSDRTTFYLSVGALRHDGFIVSDNDSYERYTVRFNGDHRVLDNLRVGGSVAYVQTEGSFVSRGNNVNGLLLGALRTPPEFNNREYLDPQFGLHRSYRFPMPRQQDLINANRGFDNPFFAIYEHPNLGEVGRVYGNINANWQALPWLVVNYNLGADYSNDDRTEALHVSASGAAAGGTVTRWQFYDRIIDSNLTATASYSLGSSLSGTVSLGQNLNETYFRQIFVNAQQLIAPKPYKLSNTVNRSPPNDAETRRRLEGYFAQAELDVADQLFLTARIRNDGASTFGTETNRAWYPGASAAWTFTRTLGIPEGFLSLGKLRVAYGQSGQEPAAYQLQDIFTNAGIGDFSPGSILVPTLGGFGGLYTGGNRGNPGIKPERVAELDAGVDLAFLGERADLALTYYSSHAEDVIFAVQTPPSTGATSVTLNAGEIQNRGWELAFNVRPLEARSVSLNLGVNWARNRNKVLSLGEIAPGIPREITGYSTSFTGSTTHAQVGEPVGIFRGFGWARCGISPNTFTSGGTTYNIESACAGAPEGALYLDANGLPVLDPNERIIGDPNPDWTAGINAELNIRGVRLSAFLDHRHGGQTFNMTKGSLLSLGTHADTEIRDQPAQPFQHWYPGETVVGPGSGVAVQLGQSWFQSLGGLGAAREHLMEDATFTRLREVSLAYTFDQPSLRRRLGLSSIDVRVSGRNLKLWSDYKGFDPEVHTGGAAVANRGIDWFTNPISRAWVFSIGLNR from the coding sequence ATGAGAACATTGCGCTGTGCGCTGCGGGCCCTCGCGCTCGCCGCGGGCCTGGTCCCGGCTGCGCTCGCGGCCCAGGAGCCCGTGCGGATCACCGGCCGCACCACCGGCCCCACCGGCGAGGCCGAGTCGGCCGTGCTGGTGCGGATCCCCAGCCTGAACGTGGGCGTCACCTCGAGCCCCGACGGCAGCTACACCCTGGTGGTCCCCGGCGCCCGCGTGCGCGCCGGGCAGCAGGTGACCATCACCGCGTCGCGGGTGGGCCTGGAAACCCAGAGCCGCTCCATCACCCTCACCCCCGGCGCCACCCTCACGCAGAACTTCCAGCTCGGCCGCGACGCCCTGCAGCTGGAGGCGATCGTCGCCACCGGCGCCGGCACCGAGACCCGCGCCGAGCGCCTCGGCACCGCGCGCGCCACCGTGTCGCAGGAGCAGCTCCAGCGCGCCAACGAGCCCAACGTGATCGCCGCGCTGGCGCAGAAGGCGCCCAACGTGATCACCACCCAGGCCAGCGGCGAGCCGGGCGCCGGCACCTCGCTCCGCATCCGCGGCACCAGCACCCTGGTGGGCAACGACGAGCCCCAGATCATCGTGGACGGCGTGCCGATCAACAACAACGCCCGCTCCACCAACAACCCGCAGACGGGCGGCAACCTGGGCGGCGTCGTCTCCACCAACCGGGCGTTCGACATCAACCCCGACGACATCGCCTCGATCGAGATCCTCAAGGGGCCGGCCGCCACCTCGATCCTGGGCGCCAGCGCCGGCGCCGGCGGCGCCATCCTGATCACCACCAAGCGCGGCCGGCCGGGCGAGACGCGCTACACGCTGCGCTCCTCCCTGCAGTTCGACGAGGTGCCGCGCTTCGTCCCGCTGCAGCGGCGCTTCGGCTCCGGCACGGGCGGCGTGGCCACCCCGTGCCTGGCCAACCCCACCCCCGGGTGCACGCACAACAACCCCACCTGGGGGCCCGCGCTGGCGGCGGGGACGCCCACCTACAACCACGCCGCCGAGCTCTTCGAGGGCGGCCAGATGTGGGACAACACGATGACCATGTCGGGCGGCAGCGACCGCACCACCTTCTACCTCTCGGTGGGCGCGCTCCGGCACGACGGCTTCATCGTGAGCGACAACGACAGCTACGAGCGCTACACGGTGCGCTTCAACGGCGACCACCGCGTGCTGGACAACCTGCGCGTGGGCGGCAGCGTGGCGTACGTGCAGACCGAGGGCAGCTTCGTCTCGCGCGGCAACAACGTGAACGGGCTCCTGCTGGGCGCGCTGCGCACCCCGCCCGAGTTCAACAACCGCGAGTACCTCGACCCGCAGTTCGGGCTGCACCGGAGCTACCGCTTCCCGATGCCGCGCCAGCAGGACCTGATCAACGCCAACCGCGGCTTCGACAACCCGTTCTTCGCCATCTACGAGCACCCGAACCTGGGCGAGGTCGGGCGCGTGTACGGGAACATCAACGCCAACTGGCAGGCGCTGCCCTGGCTGGTGGTCAACTACAACCTGGGCGCCGACTACTCCAACGACGACCGCACCGAGGCGCTGCACGTCTCCGCGTCGGGCGCGGCCGCGGGCGGCACCGTCACCCGCTGGCAGTTCTACGATCGCATCATCGACAGCAACCTGACGGCCACCGCCAGCTACTCGCTGGGCTCGAGCCTCTCGGGCACCGTGAGCCTGGGGCAGAACCTGAACGAGACCTACTTCCGGCAGATCTTCGTCAACGCCCAGCAGCTCATCGCGCCCAAGCCGTACAAGCTCTCCAACACGGTCAACCGCAGCCCGCCCAACGACGCCGAGACCCGCCGGCGCCTGGAGGGCTACTTCGCCCAGGCCGAGCTCGACGTGGCCGACCAGCTCTTCCTGACGGCCCGCATCCGCAACGACGGCGCCTCCACCTTCGGCACCGAGACCAACCGGGCCTGGTACCCGGGCGCGAGCGCGGCGTGGACGTTCACCCGCACGCTGGGGATCCCGGAGGGCTTCCTCTCGCTCGGCAAGCTGCGCGTGGCGTACGGCCAGAGCGGCCAGGAGCCGGCCGCCTACCAGCTGCAGGACATCTTCACCAACGCCGGGATCGGCGACTTCAGCCCCGGCTCGATCCTGGTGCCCACCCTGGGCGGCTTCGGCGGGCTGTACACCGGCGGCAACCGGGGCAACCCGGGGATCAAGCCGGAGCGCGTGGCCGAGCTCGACGCGGGCGTGGACCTGGCCTTCCTGGGCGAGCGCGCCGACCTGGCGCTCACCTACTACAGCTCGCACGCCGAGGACGTGATCTTCGCCGTGCAGACGCCGCCGTCCACCGGCGCCACCTCGGTGACGCTGAACGCGGGCGAGATCCAGAATCGCGGCTGGGAGCTGGCGTTCAACGTGCGGCCGCTGGAGGCGCGCAGCGTCTCGCTCAACCTGGGCGTGAACTGGGCGCGCAACCGCAACAAGGTGCTCTCCCTGGGCGAGATCGCCCCCGGCATCCCGCGCGAGATCACCGGGTACAGCACCTCGTTCACCGGCAGCACCACGCACGCGCAGGTCGGCGAGCCGGTGGGGATCTTCCGCGGCTTCGGCTGGGCCCGCTGCGGCATCAGCCCCAACACCTTCACCTCGGGCGGCACCACCTACAACATCGAGAGCGCCTGCGCGGGCGCCCCCGAGGGCGCGCTGTACCTTGACGCCAACGGGCTGCCCGTCCTCGATCCCAACGAGCGCATCATCGGCGACCCGAACCCCGACTGGACGGCCGGCATCAACGCCGAGCTGAACATCCGCGGCGTGCGGCTCTCCGCCTTCCTGGACCATCGCCACGGCGGGCAGACCTTCAACATGACCAAGGGCTCGCTCCTCTCGCTCGGCACGCACGCCGACACCGAGATCCGCGACCAGCCGGCGCAGCCGTTCCAGCACTGGTACCCGGGCGAGACCGTGGTGGGCCCCGGGAGCGGCGTGGCCGTGCAGCTGGGCCAGAGCTGGTTCCAGAGCCTGGGCGGCCTGGGAGCGGCGCGCGAGCACCTGATGGAGGACGCCACCTTCACGCGGCTGCGCGAGGTGTCGCTGGCCTACACCTTCGACCAGCCGTCGCTCCGGCGCAGGCTCGGCCTCAGCTCCATCGACGTCCGGGTCTCCGGGCGCAACCTGAAGCTGTGGTCCGACTACAAGGGGTTCGACCCCGAGGTGCACACCGGCGGCGCGGCGGTGGCCAACCGCGGCATCGACTGGTTCACCAACCCGATCTCGCGGGCCTGGGTGTTCTCCATCGGGTTGAACCGCTAG